TAATTCCTCATTGAAGTTTTTATTGACATTATAGATAAATTTAGCATAATTTCTCCCATGAATTTTAGAAAGTGCagatcttaatatatttttgttcgaCGTTCTATAAATACtcataatttaaaaatttttttactggtttcaaagaAGTCACACAGGAGTACGTTTTTAATCGATCATATCGACCTCTACTACTTATTTCGGTTTCCTACTTATTTCATTGTTCATTAGAGGcagaaacttttttttcttcGCTTTTGTAGATATGCCGGTGGACGTACCATTTTGTACTtggtgcaaacacacacagacatacatacaaatacacgtaaatctatacctacacacacacacacaggcatatatattcttttctactctaggcacaaggcccgaaattttgggggaggggtccagtcgattaggtcgaccccagtacacaactggtacttaatttatcaactccgaaaggatgaaatgcaaagtcgaccacggcggaatttgacctcagaactttgagatagacgaaataccactaaatatttcGCCTCGCCTGCtaacgtttttttaatttttttattgcccacaagaggctaaacatagaggggacaaacaaggacagacaaagagattaagtcgattatatcgcccccagtgcgtaactggtacttaatttatcgaccccgaaaggatgaaatacaaagtcgacctcgagggaatttgaactcaaaacgtagagacagacgaaataccgctaagtaattcgccccgcgtgctaatgattctgctagctcaccgccttgaacacacacgtatattaaattaataattatatatatctatatatgattatattaagGGAGTAGGGCGAAAAACGACCTATTATCAGCATGCTTGAAAGTGCCGACGCCCTCAAATACTacagaaaaaattgtataaattagctataaatttttattctatGATGATTgcctgataaaaatcattaacgtgattttatccttatattctattacacacacacatgtatacgtatgtttacgCTTACACTGGCAAAGGGATTTAGGCTTGTTACCATCTGCCAAATTCCACACACAAAGTattggataattatttatttatgagtgaTTATTGACCTGTCCAGCAATACTTAACTGTTTTCATAGACTGAAGATGTctgtttgattgtttttttaacaAGAATTTTATGCGGGAGTTATTCTGGAATATGTAAGAAATTTGTGAAATATTCCATACTCAAGGAATCAAATTAATAAATGCAACAGAAAGATTACAGAAGAAGATATAAGAAACAGAATTCTTCATGAAATTGCTAAACGACAAAAAGCATAGTTATCTGGCCAGTAAGTACAATAAGTAATATTGTAACAATATGGGCCTAAAATATCTGAATACatgaaagcaattaaaaaaaaaaagaaaagaatgtaaaaagagaaagaaaacgagaagaaataatgaaatagtgaGTGATTATTGAATCATTGTTTAAATACTCAACAAAAGCATGTATATCTTGAAAAGTCCTCAATTATGAGATAAGAAATATagccattaatttttttttgtttaaatgattTATGACCCGAGATAAAATGCTAGATGATTTCATATCAATATTACAAAGTGCACGCTATAAATAAAGAGCAATCGTGTTTCATTTCGGGATCAAATTTCACATCTAATGTTTAATAAACACTTGGAAAATAGATTTGGTGAATATACAGCTATAatcatttaacaaaaaaacattattgcTGAAGTCATTTTTAAGTAACTGCTTCTAAATTCCACGTAAAAATAAAGTActatatgttaaaaaaaattatccagatattatAACTATGATGGAACATGCTACCATTCTTCCACGGAGGTTTTGCCCTGTTATTCTTCAACATAACTCAGAACAAGATCTATCGTCTACCAGTTCAGGTATTCATTCACCACCACAGATTCACCAGTATGGCGATACTTCACGAGATGGAAATTTTTTCAATGGACAAACTATATTTCATGTTCAGTTACCGAGTGATAAATCTGATGTTTCTTATACAACACCTAAACGATATGAATACAAGAGATATGGCCAAGTGGATGTACCCTTTTACagaacaaacatgcataaatttgAAGAAGGCAAAGACCATATACCACACAATGAATTACCTCAAGGCGGAAGTGATAACTTTTATGATATATTACCGAGCCACACAAATTTAGATAATTACATCACAAACAACGAGGCTTTAAAATGCTTTTCTCCATCGTCCCATATAAAATATCCAATTCCTACATTTACAAAACCCTTTTCAGAAATAAATGCATTGTCAAAATGCGTGGATGTCTCTCAAAACGTTTATTCTTGCAAACCACGTGATAAAAGGGAAACGAACGAACCTCGACAAATCAATATTCATTCAAAGCAATCTGTAGACGGTCAATCTCAAATAAAACCGATATCGAACCATCCTTTTCCCATTGATATGCTGAAATGCTCAGGAAGCTTCCTTCAAAAGATGAATTTGTACGTAAAACAAATGGGTGGATCTACACACGAAATGAAGACAGATCTGCAGGAAAATGGCAGACAGTATCAGAGGAGGATAAATAAATGTCCGTACTGTAATAAATTCAAATCAAGTCCAGCACAACTTAAGATTCACTTACGTATCCACACAGGTTAGTACTCTTGTATATTGCGCATTACTTACTCTCTGTGATTCCATGGTACATCCAACTAAGAAAATGTTAATTGTTTAAATTTAAAGATATAATCTAATTTATAGACTTCCAGTCATATTGTTTTTTTGACTGGTAATAAGCATATGATcatatacaaataagaaaaacatAAACTTTCACAAACAAATTCAggcatacacttgtgtgtgtatatatatataaatgcgaacacatacacaaacaaacactcacacagacaaatacatatatatatatatatatatatatatatatatataNNNNNNNNNNNNNNNNNNNNNNNNNNNNNNNNNNNNNNNNNNNNNNNNNNNNNNNNNNNNNNNNNNNNNNNNNNNNNNNNNNNNNNNNNNNNNNNNNNNNNNNNNNNNNNNNNNNNNNNNNNNNNNNNNNNNNNNNNNNNNNNNNNNNNNNNNNNNNNNNNNNNNNNNNNNNNNNNNNNNNNNNNNNNNNNNNNNNNNNNNNNNNNNNNNNNNNNNNNNNNNNNNNNNNNNNNNNNNNNNNNNNNNNNNNNNNNNNNNNNNNNNNNNNNNNNNNNNNNNNNNNNNNNNNNNNNNNNNNNNNNNNNNNNNNNNNNNNNNNNNNNNNNNNNNNNNNNNNNNNNNNNNNNNNNNNNNNNNNNNNNNNNNNNNNNNNNNNNNNNNNNNNNNNNNNNNNNNNNNNNNNNagaaaatatatatatatatatatatatatatatatatatatatatatatatatatacatattttcaaacaCAGACGGACATAATGTtagtctctgtatatgtatacgaatgGCTGAATAGGTATTAGTTTGCGAGTTTGTGAATATGTCTCAAGCGAGATAAGTCTACAGATCTGCTGCCAAAATTTTATCCATCAATTcactttaaacaaaaatgaatgcCACAAATCCTATCATCTATCTTCTTAAATCTATTGCTGGTTTAGCTTTGTAAATAATATGACAAGAGATTAACAATACTTCGAAGTTTCTCAAATCACTCCGTCTCATTTGTGAGGCTGTGCAAcgaatgtttgtgcatgtgtgtatatgtgtgtatgtggcatATGTGAATGCTAATCATACCATAtatgtactctgtgtgtgtgtgggtgtatgtatgtatatatatatatatatatatatatatatatNNNNNNNNNNNNNNNNNNNNNNNNNNNNNNNNNNNNNNNNNNNNNNNNNNNNNNNNNNNNNNNNNNNNNNNNNNNNNNNNNNNNNNNNNNNNNNNNNNNNNNNNNNNNNNNNNNNNNNNNNNNNNNNNNNNNNNNNNNNNNNNNNNNNNNNNNNNNNNNNNNNNNNNNNNNNNNNNNNNNNNNNNNNNNNNNNNNNNNNNNNNNNNNNNNNNNNNNNNNNNNNNNNNNNNNNNNNNNNNNNNNNNNNNNNNNNNNNNNNNNNNNNNNNNNNNNNNNNNNNNNNNNNNNNNNNNNNNNNNNNNNNNNNNNNNNNNNNNNNNNNNNNNNNNNNNNNNNNNNNNNNNNNNNNNNNNNNNNNNNNNNNNNNNNNNNNNNNNNNNNNNNNNNNNNNNNNNNNNNNNNNNNNNNNNNNNNNNNNNNNNNNNNNNNNNNNNNNNNNNNNNNNNNNNNNNNNNNNNNNNNNNNNNNNNNNNNNNNNNNNNNNNNNNNNNNNNNNNNNNNNNNNNNNNNNNNNNNNNNNNNNNNNNNNNNNNNNNNNNNNNNNNNNNNNNNNNNNNNNNNNNNNNNNNNNNNNNNNNNNNNNNNNNNNNNNNNNNNNNNNNNNNNNNNNNNNNNNNNNNNNNNNNNNNNNNNNNNNNNNNNNNNNNNNNNNNNNNNNNNNNNNNNNNNNNNNNNNNNNNNNNNNNNNNNNNNNNNNNNNNNNNNNNNNNNNNNNNNNNNNNNNNNNNNNNNNNNNNNNNNNNNNNNNNNNNNNNNNNNNNNNNNNNNNNNNNNNNNNNNNNNNNNNNNNNNNNNNNNNNNNNNNNNNNNNNNNNNNNNNNNNNNNNNNNNNNNNNNNNNNNNNNNNNNNNNNNNNNNNNNNNNNNNNNNNNNNNNNNNNNNNNNNNNNNNNNNNNNNNNNNNNNNNNNNNNNNNNNNNNNNNNNNNNNNNNNNNNNNNNNNNNNNNNNNNNNNNNNNNNNNNNNNNNNNNNNNNNNNNNNNNNNNNNNNNNNNNNNNNNNNNNNNNNNNNNNNNNNNNNNNNNNNNNNNNNNNNNNNNNNNNNNNNNNNNNNNNNNNNNNNNNNNNNNNNNNNNNNNNNNNNNNNNNNNNNNNNNNNNNNNNNNNNNNNNNNNNNNNNNNNNNNNNNNNNNNNNNNNNNNNNNNNNNNNNNNNNNNNNNNNNNNNNNNNNNNNNNNNNNNNNNNNNNNNNNNNNNNNNNNNNNNNNNNNNNNNNNNNNNNNNNNNNNNNNNNNNNNNNNNNNNNNNNNNNNNNNNNNNNNNNNNNNNNNNNNNNNNNNNNNNNNNNNNNNNNNNNNNNNNNNNNNNNNNNNNNNNNNNNNNNNNNNNNNNNNNNNNNNNNNNNNNNNNNNNNNNNNNNNNNNNNNNNNNNNNNNNNNNNNNNNNNNNNNNNNNNNNNNNNNNNNNNNNNNNNNNNNNNNNNNNNNNNNNNNNNNNNNNNNNNNNatatatatatatatatatatatatataatgttaaactgtcgtatgtccaaatttggtcaaatgcgTTTTTGTCatactatcgtatctccagctgcttccgATAACAATGTGTCAAAAGTAGTCAATGTGTAGtataacggttttgctatggaatgatgaaactatttttttttttcgttttctgaaaaagcaacctTTTGAACTTACGACAtttttgcataaataatatacatatatattatgtattctctctcccacttggatttgaaatgttgccacatttatagtatgtcttttctacagtaattgtTTCTgcatttttcgtgcagctgaagattgctcttcatattgcatttaaggtaatgctcgcattacttaaataaattgaagtagcatgaaacgtgcgtactgcaatcacctttgaaatccgtgttgcttatttttttatatatatctatatatatatataatataaataatatatatatatatagatagatagatagttagatatatataatataatataatatatatatatatatatatatataNNNNNNNNNNNNNNNNNNNNNNNNNNNNNNNNNNNNNNNNNNNNNNNNNNNNNNNNNNNNNNNNNNNNNNNNNNNNNNNNNNNNNNNNNNNNNNNNNNNNNNNNNNNNNNNNNNNNNNNNNNNNNNNNNNNNNNNNNNNNNNNNNNNNNNNNNNNNNNNNNNNNNNNNNNNNNNNNNNNNNNNNNNNNNNNNNNNNNNNNNNNNNNNNNNNNNNNNNNNNNNNNNNNNNNNNNNNNNNNNatgtatatatatatatatatatataattgttacttacatatatacaattatttagtTTGATATGGTCACAGCGTGTGGTTATATGTATTATACAGAGGAAAATTACTGCAATGGGTAACTCATTCTgcttagaaaatttttttaaccaTCTTGTTAATACTATTTGCTTTCATTAggataaacatttataaattacagaGTATTTCTACTATTTGTCATGATAGATTGTACTTCGCTGCAACAACAATCTATTGACAGCTGTAATGGAACACTGAATGTATGAATCAAAGAAATCTGGCGCTACCCATAATTTCTGGTTAACTGCATACTAACCAGAAAAGCAAAGGCAATTTTTCACTCTCTCtacattaaattaatttatttcagttcCATTGTAAATGCATAAAGGATTTCAAGTAATTTATAAAGGTTAGTATGTTTCGGGATGTTTTATAACTAGATATAAACATGGTAAAGAGCACAGAAATAGGATTTCAATAAATAAGTTGATCTCCACGCTCACAACCGTCTGGATTATTGTGTACtcttgtgtgtgtgatataacaAATAACCCAGTTGAGAAAAGTAGaaacaatttttatataaatagaaagcATAATAATCTAGCTGCAGATAATAGTATTGATCTGGAATGGGGAGCAGAAGATACGTCATCGTTGCTGTAACAGctgcatataaaaagaaaatgaccagCATGTGAGCAAAGAAATATCTTCAGTGAATAGTGAAGCAATATAACTGCTGCATACGAGTGTTGAGTGGTTACGGTTGTACTGT
The genomic region above belongs to Octopus bimaculoides isolate UCB-OBI-ISO-001 chromosome 2, ASM119413v2, whole genome shotgun sequence and contains:
- the LOC106876593 gene encoding zinc finger protein 271 → MMEHATILPRRFCPVILQHNSEQDLSSTSSGIHSPPQIHQYGDTSRDGNFFNGQTIFHVQLPSDKSDVSYTTPKRYEYKRYGQVDVPFYRTNMHKFEEGKDHIPHNELPQGGSDNFYDILPSHTNLDNYITNNEALKCFSPSSHIKYPIPTFTKPFSEINALSKCVDVSQNVYSCKPRDKRETNEPRQINIHSKQSVDGQSQIKPISNHPFPIDMLKCSGSFLQKMNLYVKQMGGSTHEMKTDLQENGRQYQRRINKCPYCNKFKSSPAQLKIHLRIHTGERPFVCCGKGCEKTFARNEELTRHLRIHTGYRPYICRVCQRRFGRKDHLRKHEITHQSIRDKKVYVCLVDGCTQSYTRSDALARHRWNVHLISPQINNVRVRTINTRGQIK